The Desulfoscipio gibsoniae DSM 7213 genome contains a region encoding:
- the glnA gene encoding type I glutamate--ammonia ligase, translating to MDVKKQQVFNRVINEGIEFIRLQFIDVFGVLKSVNVTPDELEDALEGNLMFDGSSIDGFARINESDQCLVPDPDTFQFMPWRPTEKGVARMICDVYNPDGTPFEGCPRGILKRVIKEAREMGYELNMGPEGEFFLFHTDSDGSPTLHIHDKAGYFDLAPIDHGEDARRDIVLTMKQMGFRIEASHHEVASGQHEIDFKYGEALKTADQWVTFRDVVKNIAKKHGLYATFMPKPLAGENGSAMHCNQSLFKDNKNVFYDINGKYKLSNIAFNYMAGLLKHAKGMTAIGNPIVNSYKRLKPGYEAPTHIAWSNSNRSTLIRIPVRRGSATRIELRNPDPVANPYLVFAVMLKAGMEGIKNKLMPPPPVEEDIYNLSEKQRKALDIDYLPRDLFAALKEMEKDPLIEQAIGSHCYNRFLEGKYKEWHEYAEQVHQWEIKHYLAKY from the coding sequence CTGGATGTTAAAAAACAACAAGTTTTTAATAGAGTAATAAATGAAGGCATCGAATTCATCAGGCTGCAATTTATTGATGTTTTCGGTGTTTTAAAAAGTGTCAATGTTACACCGGATGAATTGGAGGATGCCCTGGAGGGCAACTTAATGTTCGACGGTTCCTCGATTGACGGATTTGCTAGAATTAATGAGTCCGACCAGTGTTTGGTGCCGGACCCGGACACCTTTCAGTTTATGCCCTGGAGGCCGACTGAAAAAGGTGTGGCCCGAATGATTTGCGATGTTTACAATCCCGATGGGACGCCCTTTGAAGGATGCCCAAGGGGAATATTAAAGCGTGTAATAAAAGAAGCCAGGGAAATGGGTTATGAGCTAAATATGGGGCCCGAAGGAGAGTTTTTTCTTTTCCACACTGACTCAGATGGGAGTCCAACTCTTCATATTCACGATAAAGCGGGATATTTTGATTTAGCACCCATTGACCATGGCGAAGACGCCAGAAGAGATATAGTATTAACAATGAAGCAAATGGGTTTTAGAATAGAAGCTTCCCATCACGAAGTAGCTTCGGGACAGCATGAAATTGATTTTAAATACGGCGAGGCGTTGAAAACCGCCGATCAATGGGTTACTTTTCGTGACGTGGTTAAAAATATAGCTAAGAAACACGGGCTTTATGCCACATTCATGCCCAAGCCCCTAGCGGGAGAAAACGGTTCTGCTATGCATTGTAACCAGTCGTTATTTAAAGATAATAAAAATGTCTTTTACGATATAAACGGCAAATATAAATTAAGCAATATTGCTTTTAACTACATGGCCGGGTTACTAAAGCATGCTAAAGGCATGACAGCTATTGGAAACCCCATAGTTAACAGTTATAAAAGATTAAAGCCTGGTTATGAAGCACCTACTCATATAGCATGGTCTAATTCAAACCGCAGCACTTTAATCAGAATTCCTGTCCGGCGGGGTAGTGCAACCCGCATTGAGCTTAGGAATCCTGATCCCGTTGCCAATCCTTATCTGGTGTTTGCGGTAATGTTAAAAGCAGGGATGGAGGGTATTAAAAACAAACTTATGCCCCCACCCCCGGTTGAAGAGGATATTTATAATCTATCAGAGAAACAAAGAAAAGCTTTAGATATAGATTATCTGCCCAGGGATTTGTTTGCTGCTTTAAAAGAAATGGAAAAGGATCCTCTAATAGAACAGGCAATAGGTTCTCATTGTTATAATCGTTTTTTAGAAGGTAAATATAAAGAATGGCATGAATATGCCGAACAAGTGCATCAATGGGAGATAAAGCATTATTTGGCTAAGTATTAG
- a CDS encoding ABC transporter permease, translated as MKLKTEKLYLTSAFLGLLILLFIMYPIINSLITTDGQILLQTLRDREVLAAIWNSIYTATITTMIVFIFGVPFAYFLARNEFRGKRLVESIIDIPIVIPHTVVGIILLTVLSQQCWLGRLLENLGLEVVGTRIGIVTAMTFVSMPLLINAAKDSFAAISPKLEYVSRTLGATHMQTFILITFSVGWRGILTGMILTWARSISEFGAVIILTYHPMIAPTLIFDRFNSFGLEYSKPVSAILIAISLAIFIVLRVIAQRGVRDAGNT; from the coding sequence ATGAAATTGAAAACTGAGAAGTTATATTTAACCTCTGCTTTTTTGGGCCTTTTAATTCTTCTATTTATTATGTATCCAATAATCAACTCATTAATCACCACTGACGGCCAGATACTATTGCAAACTTTAAGAGATCGGGAAGTGTTGGCCGCAATTTGGAACAGTATATACACGGCCACAATTACTACTATGATTGTGTTCATTTTTGGTGTACCTTTTGCCTATTTTTTGGCCCGCAATGAATTTAGAGGCAAAAGATTGGTGGAAAGCATCATCGATATTCCCATAGTTATTCCTCATACTGTGGTGGGCATTATTTTATTAACGGTTTTAAGCCAGCAGTGCTGGCTGGGCAGATTGCTGGAAAACCTGGGACTAGAGGTTGTTGGTACCCGTATTGGCATTGTCACCGCTATGACATTTGTAAGTATGCCTTTACTGATTAACGCGGCCAAGGATTCATTTGCAGCCATATCGCCCAAACTGGAGTACGTCTCCCGTACCCTTGGGGCCACTCACATGCAAACCTTCATACTGATCACCTTTTCCGTTGGCTGGCGTGGCATATTAACGGGGATGATTCTAACCTGGGCCCGTTCCATAAGTGAATTTGGAGCGGTGATTATCCTTACCTACCACCCCATGATTGCGCCCACCTTAATTTTCGATCGGTTTAATTCCTTCGGGCTGGAGTATTCTAAACCGGTCTCCGCTATTTTAATAGCTATATCGCTGGCTATATTTATTGTATTGCGAGTTATTGCTCAAAGAGGTGTGCGAGATGCTGGAAATACGTGA
- a CDS encoding ammonium transporter — protein MEPGIKDLAAGIDTVWVLLCAALVFFMEAGFAFLEAGFIRAKNSLNIVMKVFTDTTVGMLGFWAVGFGVMYGLDMAGIFGGSGFFLGGNLEHIDLRVPLYAFWLFQAAFAVAVASIISGAVAERMKFGPYIIFTLICTALIYPVAGHWIWGSGGWLSNLGMMDFAGSAAVHAVGGWAALAAVTVLGPRREKYNKDGSINVLPAHNMHLAFLGTFILWFGWFGFNPGSSLSGLDLNIARIALTTNLAAAAGGTTGIIFTMRRYGKADPSMAANGALAGLAAITAGTAYVGPGSAVIIGAVAGMLVVLAVEFFDRIKADDPVGAIAVHGVGGTWGALAVGLFAREGGLLFGGGAHQLMVQALGVLSVSLWAFGATFVAFTLLKATLGIRVSADEEFEGMDLNEHGIAAYTGLVTNSLKGFGHASSQETEEAAIPMPNPVQAGR, from the coding sequence ATGGAACCGGGAATTAAGGATTTAGCTGCCGGTATTGATACTGTCTGGGTGTTGCTTTGCGCAGCGCTGGTTTTCTTCATGGAAGCGGGTTTTGCTTTTCTGGAGGCCGGTTTTATCAGGGCTAAAAATTCGCTGAACATTGTGATGAAGGTTTTTACCGACACTACTGTGGGTATGCTGGGGTTCTGGGCCGTCGGGTTTGGGGTGATGTACGGGCTGGATATGGCTGGTATTTTTGGAGGCAGTGGTTTTTTCTTGGGCGGCAATCTCGAACATATTGACCTTAGGGTGCCGCTTTATGCCTTCTGGCTGTTTCAGGCTGCATTTGCCGTGGCCGTGGCTTCAATTATCTCGGGTGCGGTGGCTGAACGCATGAAGTTCGGCCCCTACATTATCTTCACTTTAATTTGCACAGCCTTAATTTATCCTGTGGCAGGGCACTGGATCTGGGGATCCGGAGGCTGGCTGAGTAATCTAGGGATGATGGATTTTGCCGGTTCCGCGGCGGTGCATGCCGTGGGCGGCTGGGCGGCTCTGGCGGCGGTAACAGTACTGGGGCCACGTCGAGAAAAATATAACAAAGACGGCAGTATTAATGTGCTGCCGGCACATAATATGCACCTGGCTTTCCTGGGCACGTTTATACTATGGTTCGGCTGGTTTGGCTTTAACCCGGGCAGTTCACTTTCCGGGCTTGATCTTAATATCGCTCGCATAGCGCTTACCACTAACCTCGCCGCCGCGGCCGGCGGTACCACAGGTATTATTTTCACTATGCGACGTTATGGAAAGGCTGATCCCAGTATGGCCGCCAACGGGGCCCTGGCCGGCCTGGCGGCGATTACGGCGGGCACAGCTTATGTAGGACCTGGCAGCGCGGTAATTATTGGTGCTGTGGCCGGTATGCTGGTGGTGCTGGCGGTGGAGTTTTTTGACCGGATCAAGGCTGACGACCCGGTTGGTGCTATTGCGGTCCACGGGGTAGGGGGCACCTGGGGCGCCCTGGCCGTGGGACTGTTCGCCCGGGAGGGCGGTCTTTTGTTCGGCGGGGGCGCTCACCAGTTGATGGTTCAGGCCCTTGGGGTGCTGAGCGTATCCCTATGGGCCTTCGGGGCAACCTTTGTTGCGTTTACTCTGCTCAAAGCAACGTTGGGAATCCGCGTATCGGCAGACGAGGAATTTGAGGGAATGGACCTTAATGAGCACGGTATCGCCGCTTACACCGGGCTGGTTACCAATTCCCTAAAAGGTTTCGGTCATGCCTCCAGCCAAGAAACCGAAGAGGCAGCCATACCTATGCCCAACCCGGTGCAGGCGGGCCGCTAA
- a CDS encoding ABC transporter ATP-binding protein has translation MSFIRLQNITTPYCLKNITLDIKAGELVVFLGYTGAGKSTLLNVIAGLAGYQGEVYFNQQNMNNIPTEKRDIGYLLQDIYLFPHLNTFNNISFALRATGYPADKITTKVESMLDLLHIGHLKCRYPKDLSGGEKRRVGLARALIREPKILLLDEPLASLDPATAKSIRKEIKTLHSRLNLTTLYVTHDFTEARELADKIGVIANGRLEQIGSVQDIFYQPVIEIKEFIAACGH, from the coding sequence ATGTCTTTTATTCGCTTGCAAAATATTACCACGCCTTACTGTTTAAAAAACATAACCCTGGACATAAAAGCCGGCGAACTGGTTGTGTTTCTGGGTTACACAGGTGCAGGCAAGAGCACGTTATTAAATGTAATTGCGGGATTAGCAGGATACCAGGGAGAAGTATATTTTAACCAGCAGAATATGAATAACATCCCTACTGAAAAACGTGATATTGGTTATCTTCTTCAGGATATATACTTGTTTCCCCATTTGAATACATTTAATAATATCTCTTTTGCCCTGCGGGCAACCGGCTACCCGGCTGACAAAATAACCACCAAGGTTGAGTCAATGCTTGACCTTTTACATATCGGTCACTTAAAATGCCGCTATCCGAAGGATTTAAGCGGAGGTGAAAAAAGACGTGTGGGCTTAGCACGTGCTCTGATCAGGGAACCAAAAATTTTACTCCTGGATGAACCACTGGCAAGCCTTGATCCCGCTACCGCAAAAAGCATTCGCAAAGAAATCAAGACGCTCCATAGCAGGTTGAATTTAACGACCCTCTATGTTACTCACGATTTTACCGAGGCACGTGAACTCGCGGATAAAATCGGCGTTATTGCCAACGGCCGGTTGGAACAGATAGGTTCGGTTCAGGATATTTTTTATCAACCTGTAATAGAGATTAAGGAATTTATTGCCGCATGCGGTCATTAA
- a CDS encoding ABC transporter substrate-binding protein, whose translation MIKKLVILVIFSACLLILGGCNQAPATQDTGVNLNVAVEYTDHAAAFYFAQGKGLFEDAGFSVEDVNVYASGVGVAAAFTKGGFDVSYMCLVPAIYTYANGGVPIKIISGTHKDGYGLVVNASKIKDLRDLEKDDIKIANGPKGTTTDFIQMLLLEKENLNAKKVLANTVRMNGAKQLMALRNGQVDAVFVPEHFAAMAASFPGMKMLASSRDICPDMQGSVMVVTEDFLEKHPEAVENLKEINKKSIDLINTYPQEAALIIAQNLNINQSKVKEETKSPQANLEVTPELVAKSMTNLRSTPEISQQDVQTIINKMHALGYITKSFDAGEIMSVN comes from the coding sequence TTGATCAAGAAGTTAGTTATATTGGTTATTTTTAGCGCGTGTTTGCTTATACTTGGTGGATGTAATCAAGCACCGGCGACCCAGGATACAGGCGTAAACTTAAATGTGGCGGTGGAGTATACCGATCACGCGGCTGCCTTCTATTTCGCCCAGGGCAAAGGTCTTTTTGAAGACGCAGGATTCAGTGTTGAAGACGTTAATGTTTACGCAAGCGGCGTTGGCGTTGCTGCGGCATTTACCAAAGGTGGCTTTGATGTTAGTTATATGTGCCTGGTCCCTGCGATATATACCTATGCAAATGGCGGTGTGCCAATAAAAATTATCAGCGGTACACATAAGGATGGCTACGGGTTGGTGGTTAATGCCTCTAAAATCAAAGACTTGCGCGACCTGGAAAAGGATGATATTAAAATTGCCAATGGCCCCAAGGGAACAACGACGGACTTTATACAAATGCTTTTGCTGGAAAAAGAAAATCTGAACGCCAAAAAAGTTTTAGCAAATACCGTACGGATGAATGGGGCAAAACAGCTTATGGCTTTACGCAATGGTCAAGTAGATGCCGTATTTGTTCCTGAACATTTTGCGGCAATGGCCGCATCGTTTCCCGGGATGAAAATGCTGGCCAGCAGCCGTGACATATGTCCGGATATGCAGGGGAGCGTCATGGTGGTTACTGAAGATTTCTTGGAAAAACATCCGGAAGCTGTTGAAAATCTTAAAGAGATTAATAAAAAGAGCATTGATTTGATCAATACATACCCGCAAGAAGCGGCTCTAATCATAGCTCAAAACTTAAACATAAACCAGTCAAAAGTAAAAGAAGAGACCAAAAGTCCGCAGGCAAACCTGGAAGTAACTCCGGAACTAGTCGCTAAATCAATGACCAATCTTAGAAGTACTCCTGAAATTTCTCAACAAGATGTACAGACCATCATCAACAAGATGCATGCTTTAGGATATATAACAAAATCTTTTGACGCTGGAGAAATCATGTCAGTCAATTGA
- a CDS encoding ABC transporter permease: MIKLVKPEITINNLLYPLPICFFLTSWEILAHITQTPLFPPLSKVVIEFWFLLGDGILLESLGSSLIRVLIGYSLGSLAGLLVGILMGLNKVVERSLSPLISMLFPIPTLGWLPLLMLWIGINEALPVTLIFICAFFPVAYNTLTGIKGVQHEYIKTARTLGASPWFILWHVTLPMALPNIFTGLRLEAGMVWRTVIAAEMFAIPTGIGALLINAESLIRVDVILVCLVLLSMMCTIFERMFLWLEYKTTGTWR; this comes from the coding sequence ATGATCAAGTTAGTCAAACCAGAGATAACCATAAACAATTTGTTATACCCACTGCCTATATGTTTTTTCCTTACCTCGTGGGAAATACTGGCACACATCACCCAAACGCCGTTATTTCCACCCTTAAGTAAGGTGGTTATTGAATTTTGGTTTTTACTTGGCGACGGTATACTGCTTGAAAGCCTGGGGTCAAGTCTAATAAGGGTCTTAATCGGCTATTCTTTGGGAAGCCTGGCCGGTTTATTAGTAGGTATTTTAATGGGCTTAAACAAGGTGGTGGAACGCAGTTTGAGCCCGCTGATAAGTATGCTGTTCCCCATTCCAACATTAGGATGGCTGCCGCTGTTAATGTTGTGGATCGGCATCAATGAGGCGCTGCCGGTTACTCTGATTTTCATCTGTGCGTTTTTCCCGGTTGCGTATAATACATTGACTGGGATTAAAGGGGTACAGCATGAGTATATAAAAACAGCCCGTACCCTCGGGGCATCTCCCTGGTTTATCCTTTGGCATGTAACACTTCCCATGGCTTTACCCAATATTTTTACTGGTTTGCGCTTGGAAGCGGGTATGGTCTGGCGTACTGTAATAGCGGCAGAAATGTTTGCCATCCCCACGGGTATTGGTGCACTGCTGATCAATGCTGAATCCTTGATTAGAGTAGATGTTATTTTAGTTTGTTTAGTGCTGTTGTCCATGATGTGCACAATCTTTGAGCGCATGTTTTTGTGGTTGGAATATAAAACAACAGGCACATGGAGGTAA
- a CDS encoding Rossmann-like domain-containing protein, protein MSLLEEAREKLRVIIDEAGLHSGEAIDIVSTRDLTAKEAIGRPDRTDFPLLKGKEVMMQATYRDCVGQAFTDQPAQFHGTLEEVLRLTFDTNHNRAVFVATLNAVMRYLGKVQGTDHCKDKEPRLCARQLPEYITQHYGQPKIAFVGYQPAMIEELVKHFKIKVSDLDPDNIGREKLGVLISGPDNTAKNIDWADIVLTTGTVLVNDTLAELERGKPVIFYGVTIAGLAALFSLPRVCFYGR, encoded by the coding sequence ATGTCATTATTGGAAGAAGCCCGAGAAAAATTGCGGGTAATTATTGATGAGGCCGGGTTACATTCCGGGGAAGCGATCGATATCGTTTCCACACGGGATTTGACCGCCAAGGAAGCGATTGGCCGTCCCGACCGTACGGATTTTCCTTTGCTCAAAGGTAAAGAAGTAATGATGCAAGCTACATATCGAGACTGTGTGGGGCAGGCTTTCACGGATCAACCGGCACAGTTTCACGGTACGTTGGAAGAAGTTTTACGGCTGACTTTCGATACTAATCACAATAGAGCAGTATTTGTGGCCACCCTTAACGCAGTGATGCGCTATTTAGGAAAAGTACAAGGCACAGACCATTGCAAAGATAAAGAACCCAGGCTTTGTGCCCGGCAATTACCCGAATACATCACCCAACATTATGGTCAACCTAAAATTGCATTTGTTGGTTATCAGCCGGCAATGATTGAGGAGTTGGTCAAGCATTTTAAAATAAAAGTCAGCGACCTTGACCCGGACAACATTGGGCGGGAAAAGCTCGGAGTTTTAATCAGCGGTCCTGACAATACTGCTAAAAATATAGATTGGGCGGATATTGTTTTAACTACGGGGACTGTTCTTGTCAACGACACTTTGGCGGAGCTTGAGCGGGGAAAACCGGTCATCTTTTATGGAGTCACCATTGCCGGCCTTGCTGCACTATTTTCTTTACCCCGTGTTTGCTTTTACGGGCGCTAG
- the wtpA gene encoding tungstate ABC transporter substrate-binding protein WtpA, translated as MLKLSKKLLLLYLIIAIAFVAGCSGATDADNSNQPINEGQASSNLTGKLIIFHAGSLSVPFDQMEKEFELLHPGVDVQREAAGSRECAKKVTDLGKPADIVASADYAVIDNLLIPDFAEWNALFAKNEMVIMYSEHSKYKDEINSDNWPEILLREGVEYGHSDPNADPCGYRALMVWQLAAEHYQISDLYQKLDEKRPARNIRPKETDLLAMVESGALDYLFIYRSVAEQHNMPYVELPPQVNLSDLNQAEFYKQATVDTTGKQPGEVITQVGMPIVYGVTLIKNAPNQANAIEFLKFLLSKDKGLKIMEDNGQPIEDPLVIKGEEAMPEELREITG; from the coding sequence ATGCTTAAACTTAGCAAAAAACTGTTACTGTTATACCTAATTATAGCTATTGCCTTTGTGGCGGGCTGTTCCGGGGCTACCGATGCTGACAATTCTAATCAGCCGATCAATGAAGGACAAGCGTCTTCGAATCTAACCGGCAAGTTAATTATCTTCCACGCCGGTAGTTTATCAGTGCCATTTGACCAGATGGAAAAAGAATTTGAGCTGCTGCACCCGGGCGTGGATGTACAAAGAGAAGCTGCGGGTAGCCGTGAGTGTGCTAAAAAGGTCACCGATCTAGGCAAGCCTGCCGACATAGTTGCTTCGGCGGACTATGCGGTAATTGATAATTTGCTGATTCCCGATTTTGCAGAATGGAATGCGCTATTTGCTAAAAATGAAATGGTTATCATGTATTCGGAGCACAGTAAATACAAGGATGAAATAAACAGTGATAACTGGCCGGAAATACTGTTGCGGGAAGGTGTTGAGTACGGGCACAGCGATCCTAACGCCGACCCATGCGGCTACCGGGCACTGATGGTTTGGCAGCTGGCTGCCGAACACTATCAAATATCTGATTTGTACCAAAAGTTAGATGAAAAGCGCCCGGCTCGCAATATCAGACCCAAAGAAACCGACTTGCTGGCTATGGTAGAATCCGGGGCTCTTGATTACCTATTTATCTATCGTTCTGTAGCCGAGCAGCACAATATGCCTTATGTCGAGTTGCCGCCACAGGTTAATTTAAGCGATCTTAACCAGGCCGAATTTTATAAACAAGCCACGGTAGATACCACCGGAAAACAGCCGGGCGAAGTGATTACCCAGGTGGGCATGCCAATTGTATACGGTGTCACGCTGATAAAAAATGCACCCAACCAGGCGAACGCCATTGAATTCTTAAAGTTTTTGCTGAGCAAAGATAAAGGTTTGAAAATAATGGAAGACAATGGCCAGCCCATTGAAGATCCGCTAGTCATAAAGGGTGAAGAGGCCATGCCCGAGGAGTTACGGGAAATCACCGGGTAG
- the sugE gene encoding quaternary ammonium compound efflux SMR transporter SugE: MAWLYLWVAGIFEVVWAISLKYAHGFTRLYPSLVTVIGMMISFYFLSLATKVLPIGTAYAVWTGIGAVGAVIVGMLLLNEPRDGARIFFVALILVGIIELKYTSPAN; the protein is encoded by the coding sequence ATGGCCTGGCTATACCTTTGGGTTGCCGGTATCTTTGAGGTGGTTTGGGCGATCAGCCTTAAATATGCTCATGGATTTACCCGCTTGTACCCGTCTTTGGTGACGGTAATAGGCATGATGATTAGCTTTTATTTTTTATCTTTGGCCACAAAGGTACTCCCCATTGGCACAGCATACGCGGTATGGACGGGAATTGGCGCGGTAGGTGCGGTAATTGTGGGTATGCTGTTGTTAAATGAGCCCCGCGACGGTGCTCGCATTTTTTTTGTAGCGCTGATTTTGGTGGGTATTATAGAATTGAAGTACACCTCCCCGGCTAATTAG
- a CDS encoding winged helix-turn-helix domain-containing protein — MYIVSKIWLNQNGKAFGDGPYDLLTGIDRLGSLRKAASEMGMSYNQAWHLIQTIEGRLGFSLITRQVGGNSGGGSTVTPKGRLLMERYKAFREESKEVLEQLYEKHFQQMFGT, encoded by the coding sequence ATGTACATTGTTAGTAAAATCTGGCTTAATCAAAACGGTAAAGCTTTTGGTGATGGACCGTATGATTTGCTCACAGGTATAGACCGGCTGGGTTCTCTTAGAAAAGCTGCATCCGAAATGGGGATGTCCTATAATCAAGCGTGGCATTTAATTCAAACAATTGAAGGCCGTTTAGGCTTTTCATTAATAACTCGACAGGTGGGTGGAAACTCAGGTGGTGGTTCAACTGTGACACCCAAGGGACGCTTGCTAATGGAACGATACAAAGCTTTTCGTGAAGAGTCAAAGGAGGTGCTGGAACAACTATACGAAAAGCATTTTCAACAGATGTTTGGAACATAG
- a CDS encoding transposase, protein MARQARKRSSTGIYHIMLRGIDRRNIFLDDKDKLQFVDRIIKAKQAAGFKLYGYCLMDNHVHLLIGESEEIGTSIKRITVGYVQWHNTKYGRTGHLFQNRFLSEPVEKESYLLNVLRYIHQNPVKAGIVKHAVNYPWSSYSQYKSAYQDKSSHIDEQLIKAYLSELDNFEEYMNALNDDECLDVEPVQKYTDAMLINIIQSQINADDLKDMPIAKRNKVIKELYQQTGTSVRQLARVLGIGKSIIERAVK, encoded by the coding sequence ATGGCAAGGCAAGCAAGAAAAAGAAGTTCCACGGGGATTTACCACATTATGTTGAGAGGAATAGATCGAAGGAATATCTTTTTGGATGATAAAGATAAATTGCAATTCGTCGATAGGATAATTAAAGCAAAGCAAGCTGCGGGTTTTAAACTATATGGTTACTGTCTTATGGATAATCACGTACATCTTTTAATAGGAGAAAGCGAAGAGATTGGAACAAGCATTAAGCGCATTACAGTTGGATATGTACAATGGCATAATACTAAGTATGGAAGAACCGGTCATTTATTTCAAAATCGCTTTCTTAGTGAACCTGTTGAAAAAGAAAGTTATTTACTGAATGTGTTAAGGTATATTCATCAAAACCCGGTGAAAGCCGGCATAGTAAAACATGCAGTAAATTATCCATGGAGCAGCTACTCTCAGTACAAATCCGCATATCAAGATAAAAGTTCACACATCGATGAACAATTAATTAAGGCATATTTAAGCGAACTAGATAATTTTGAAGAATATATGAATGCATTAAACGATGATGAATGTCTGGATGTCGAGCCAGTTCAAAAATATACAGATGCAATGTTAATAAATATCATTCAATCTCAAATAAATGCTGATGATTTGAAAGATATGCCAATTGCTAAAAGAAACAAAGTTATAAAAGAATTATATCAGCAAACAGGAACAAGCGTAAGACAGTTAGCGCGGGTCTTAGGAATAGGAAAGAGTATCATAGAAAGAGCTGTTAAATAA
- a CDS encoding P-II family nitrogen regulator has translation MKKIEAIIRPDKLEDVKEALSRYGIHGMTVSQVLGCGTQRGWVGVYRGHEYSINLLPKIKIEVVLDERCLEDVLQIICETARTGEVGDGKVFIYPVEKAVRIRTGEINEDAF, from the coding sequence GTGAAAAAAATAGAAGCCATAATCCGCCCCGACAAATTGGAAGATGTCAAGGAAGCGCTTTCACGTTACGGTATACACGGCATGACGGTTAGCCAGGTTTTGGGCTGCGGTACGCAAAGGGGCTGGGTTGGTGTTTACCGCGGCCACGAGTACAGCATTAATCTATTGCCTAAAATTAAGATTGAGGTTGTTTTAGATGAACGATGTTTAGAGGATGTATTGCAGATCATTTGTGAAACCGCCCGTACCGGTGAGGTTGGGGACGGCAAGGTATTTATTTACCCGGTGGAGAAGGCGGTGCGCATACGTACCGGGGAAATAAACGAAGATGCTTTTTAA